The following are from one region of the Cloacibacterium normanense genome:
- a CDS encoding pyridoxine 5'-phosphate synthase: protein MTKLSVNINKIATIRNARGAETPSVTEAAIKIQEFGGQGITIHPRPDERHITRKDVYDLKPLVYTEFNIEGNPHRPFIDMVLEVKPEQVTLVPDADDAITSNAGWDCEKNLDFLKSVIAEFKNAGIRTSIFLDPNPEMVKFAAETGTDRIELYTEAYARNYETDKEAAIKPYYETAVEATKYGLGINAGHDLSLDNLKYFADNIPNLLEVSIGHALISEALYLGLENTIQVYLKRLAKW, encoded by the coding sequence ATCAATAAAATAGCGACCATCAGAAATGCAAGAGGCGCAGAAACTCCTAGTGTAACCGAAGCAGCGATCAAAATTCAGGAATTTGGCGGACAAGGAATTACCATCCATCCAAGACCAGACGAAAGACATATCACCAGAAAAGATGTGTACGATTTGAAACCTTTGGTGTATACAGAATTTAATATCGAGGGAAATCCTCATCGTCCTTTTATTGATATGGTTTTAGAAGTAAAACCAGAGCAAGTTACCTTGGTTCCAGATGCAGATGATGCCATCACTTCTAATGCAGGTTGGGATTGTGAAAAAAATCTAGATTTTTTGAAATCCGTGATTGCAGAATTTAAAAATGCAGGGATTAGAACGTCTATTTTCCTTGACCCAAATCCAGAAATGGTAAAATTTGCAGCAGAAACAGGAACAGACAGAATTGAATTGTATACAGAAGCTTACGCCAGAAATTACGAAACCGACAAAGAAGCCGCTATAAAACCTTACTATGAAACCGCTGTAGAAGCTACAAAATATGGTTTAGGAATTAATGCAGGTCATGATTTGAGTTTAGATAATTTAAAATATTTCGCAGATAATATTCCTAATTTATTGGAAGTTTCAATAGGTCATGCTCTGATTTCTGAAGCGTTGTATTTGGGTTTAGAGAACA